From a region of the Methylocystis hirsuta genome:
- a CDS encoding MgtC/SapB family protein, whose product MEKFQILPHLAALAGAYALALPIGWDRERQERSAGLRTFPIVALASCGFIQATEQVMANSTDGTARIVQGIISGIGFIGGGAILKQGAAVQGTATAASLWATGAIGAAVGLGGYDVAVAIALFTFLTLKVITPIENTVLVDENSRGKDDESS is encoded by the coding sequence GTGGAAAAATTTCAAATACTTCCACATCTCGCGGCGCTGGCGGGCGCCTATGCGCTCGCATTGCCGATCGGCTGGGATCGAGAGCGACAGGAGCGCAGCGCAGGGCTTCGCACCTTTCCGATCGTCGCTCTTGCCTCGTGCGGCTTTATCCAGGCGACTGAGCAGGTGATGGCGAATTCAACCGATGGAACGGCGAGAATTGTCCAGGGCATCATCTCTGGAATAGGATTCATCGGCGGCGGCGCCATTCTCAAGCAGGGCGCGGCGGTTCAGGGGACGGCGACCGCGGCGAGCCTGTGGGCCACAGGCGCTATTGGAGCCGCAGTTGGTCTTGGCGGCTATGACGTTGCGGTTGCGATCGCGCTTTTCACTTTTTTGACGCTCAAGGTGATCACGCCGATCGAGAACACTGTTCTCGTCGATGAAAATTCGCGCGGCAAGGACGATGAGAGTTCGTAG
- a CDS encoding cytochrome c oxidase assembly protein, whose translation MSRTKIAIVAMANGAPGAQAVSDSRAKIAVAIIVACAVGLVAYAGPGLGPRASHMATHIMLMSALAPFLAVLSIRFASTPVLATGRALAIVTAAQLALLYAWHAPGAAAYTESHPAAHFSMHASLLASALLFWLAILGDTGVARWRGVAALAITGKLACLLGVLLVFAPRVLDTSAASWEATTEMMLADQRLAGLLMLAACPASYVLSGVWIASQWLLALEDDRLRARSDRPHGA comes from the coding sequence ATGAGCAGAACTAAAATCGCAATTGTTGCGATGGCGAATGGCGCTCCCGGCGCCCAGGCCGTCTCAGATTCGCGAGCGAAGATCGCAGTCGCGATCATCGTCGCCTGCGCGGTCGGGCTTGTCGCTTACGCGGGTCCAGGCCTCGGACCTCGCGCGTCGCACATGGCGACGCACATTATGCTTATGAGCGCGCTCGCGCCTTTTTTGGCCGTGCTGTCGATTAGGTTTGCGTCGACTCCGGTTCTTGCGACCGGTCGCGCCCTGGCGATCGTCACCGCGGCGCAGCTTGCCCTGCTCTATGCGTGGCATGCGCCGGGCGCTGCCGCTTACACGGAGTCGCATCCGGCTGCGCATTTTTCGATGCACGCCTCATTGCTCGCGTCGGCGTTGCTTTTTTGGCTGGCGATTCTCGGCGATACAGGAGTCGCGCGCTGGCGCGGCGTCGCCGCGCTGGCGATCACCGGCAAGCTCGCCTGCCTTCTCGGCGTGCTTCTTGTGTTCGCGCCGCGCGTTCTCGACACGAGCGCTGCGAGTTGGGAAGCGACCACAGAGATGATGCTGGCGGATCAGCGCCTTGCCGGTTTGCTGATGCTGGCGGCCTGCCCGGCGAGCTATGTGCTCTCCGGCGTTTGGATCGCATCCCAGTGGCTGCTTGCTTTGGAGGACGATCGCTTGCGCGCGCGGTCCGATCGTCCGCACGGCGCCTAG
- a CDS encoding cbb3-type cytochrome c oxidase subunit I: MPERQSDPKRLPNETPRPPGELEELERAWAYPPGWRKISEINNSLVGVIYIGAAFLFFLLAGVLALIMRVQLSHGDNRFIGQDLYNQIFTVHGTTMMFLFAVPVMEALSVILLPQMLAARDLPFPRLSAFAVWAYVIGGLVFFSTIFYGLSPSGGWFMYPPLTLTRFSPGDNADFWLLGIGFIEISAIAGAIEIIVGMLRTRPPGMTLDKMPLFGWSMLVFAAMIVFAFPAVILATMMLEIERSFGWPFFNAAQSGDPLLWQHLFWFFGHPEVYIIFLPGAGLVSMIVPTMAQRPLIGYRLIVVALIATGFFSFGLWVHHMFSTGIPALSLGFFSAASMAVAVPSGIQVFSWIATIAAARDRFRLSTPSLFILGFLFIFAIGGLTGVMVAVVPFDLQAHDSYFIVAHFHYVLVGGMVFPLFATFYYWDPMISRNRLSERLGRYVFWLMFVGFNVAFFPMHVSGLLGMPRRVWTYPRAMGWDTLNMISTIGAFILALGVLVFVVDIFVRFRRDWETQRTQTNPWNAGTLEWLPSDLYSMRSVPIVTSRYPLWDRPNLAEDVAAGAYYLPNAATGRRETIVTSPIEARPEYLLEMPGPGWAHMFSAVFTAAFFLLLTVKAVAIALVCGALAIFATLVWCWQLDPPPRGRVEIGGGISLPTYMSGPSSHAWWAMIVLILVAASLYITFVFSYLYLWTVSPQVWPVVGASPLPDLRWAASGASLMLLSILAFRMADRALPKPGSISLSAALLMIAGALCLIAGVGIEGYAQWRSGLRPGENSYGAMVYLEIVLTGQLVATVAVMTGFALARLFTGKLDAQRRVSFESAALLAYYTAAQGLLGFLLIYGFPRMLE, from the coding sequence ATGCCTGAACGCCAAAGCGACCCCAAACGCCTTCCAAACGAGACGCCGCGGCCGCCAGGCGAACTTGAAGAGCTTGAGCGCGCCTGGGCCTATCCGCCAGGGTGGCGAAAAATCAGCGAGATCAACAACAGTCTCGTCGGCGTCATCTATATCGGCGCGGCCTTTCTGTTCTTTCTGCTCGCGGGCGTGCTGGCGCTGATCATGCGCGTCCAGCTTTCGCACGGCGACAATCGTTTCATCGGACAGGATCTCTACAACCAGATCTTTACCGTGCATGGCACGACGATGATGTTCCTGTTCGCCGTGCCTGTGATGGAGGCGCTGAGCGTCATCCTGCTGCCGCAGATGCTGGCCGCGCGCGACCTGCCCTTCCCAAGGCTCAGCGCCTTCGCCGTCTGGGCCTATGTGATCGGCGGCCTCGTGTTCTTCTCGACGATTTTCTACGGCCTTTCGCCGAGCGGCGGCTGGTTCATGTATCCGCCGCTGACGCTGACAAGATTTTCGCCCGGAGATAACGCCGATTTCTGGCTGCTCGGCATCGGCTTCATCGAAATATCCGCGATCGCTGGCGCGATTGAAATCATCGTCGGGATGCTGCGCACGCGGCCGCCGGGGATGACGCTCGACAAGATGCCGCTCTTTGGCTGGTCGATGCTGGTCTTTGCGGCGATGATCGTCTTCGCCTTCCCCGCCGTGATCCTCGCGACGATGATGCTCGAGATCGAGCGGTCCTTCGGCTGGCCCTTCTTCAACGCGGCCCAGAGCGGCGATCCGTTGCTGTGGCAGCACCTCTTCTGGTTTTTCGGGCATCCCGAGGTCTACATCATCTTCCTGCCGGGGGCCGGTCTCGTCTCGATGATCGTGCCGACGATGGCGCAACGCCCGCTCATCGGATACCGGCTGATCGTCGTCGCGCTGATCGCGACAGGCTTCTTCAGCTTCGGCCTGTGGGTGCATCACATGTTCAGCACCGGCATTCCGGCGCTGAGCCTCGGCTTCTTTTCGGCCGCGAGCATGGCTGTCGCCGTGCCTTCCGGCATTCAGGTCTTTTCATGGATCGCGACGATCGCCGCGGCGCGCGATCGATTCAGACTCTCCACGCCGTCGCTGTTCATCCTCGGATTTCTTTTCATCTTCGCCATCGGCGGCCTAACGGGCGTGATGGTTGCGGTCGTTCCGTTCGATCTTCAGGCGCATGACAGCTATTTCATCGTTGCGCATTTCCATTACGTGCTCGTCGGCGGCATGGTGTTTCCGCTCTTTGCGACCTTCTATTACTGGGACCCGATGATCAGCCGGAACCGGCTTTCGGAGCGCCTTGGGCGCTATGTGTTCTGGCTGATGTTCGTGGGCTTCAACGTCGCCTTTTTCCCCATGCACGTCTCAGGTCTCCTCGGCATGCCGCGGCGGGTTTGGACCTACCCCCGCGCCATGGGCTGGGACACGCTCAATATGATATCGACGATCGGCGCGTTCATTCTCGCGCTCGGCGTGCTGGTGTTCGTCGTCGATATTTTCGTGCGCTTCCGACGCGACTGGGAGACGCAGCGAACGCAGACCAATCCCTGGAACGCCGGAACGCTGGAGTGGCTGCCGAGCGATCTCTATTCGATGCGCAGCGTTCCGATCGTGACGAGTCGCTACCCTCTATGGGATCGGCCCAATCTCGCCGAGGACGTCGCGGCGGGGGCCTATTATCTGCCGAACGCCGCAACCGGACGGCGCGAGACGATCGTCACCTCGCCCATCGAAGCCCGACCGGAATATCTCCTTGAAATGCCGGGACCGGGCTGGGCGCATATGTTCTCCGCGGTCTTCACAGCCGCTTTCTTTCTGCTGCTGACGGTGAAGGCCGTTGCGATCGCGCTCGTCTGCGGCGCATTGGCCATCTTCGCCACGCTCGTCTGGTGCTGGCAGCTCGACCCGCCGCCGCGCGGACGCGTCGAGATCGGCGGCGGGATCAGTCTGCCTACCTATATGTCCGGCCCCTCGTCGCACGCCTGGTGGGCGATGATCGTGCTTATCCTCGTCGCCGCCTCGCTCTACATCACCTTCGTCTTCTCCTACCTCTATCTTTGGACCGTCAGCCCACAAGTCTGGCCCGTCGTTGGCGCGTCGCCGCTTCCGGACCTGCGCTGGGCGGCGAGCGGCGCGTCGCTGATGCTTCTCAGCATTCTTGCGTTCAGGATGGCCGACCGTGCGCTTCCCAAACCCGGTTCGATCAGCCTATCGGCGGCGCTTCTGATGATCGCCGGCGCCTTGTGCCTCATCGCCGGTGTCGGGATAGAAGGCTATGCGCAATGGCGATCCGGCCTGCGGCCGGGGGAAAACTCCTACGGCGCCATGGTGTATTTGGAGATTGTCTTGACAGGGCAGCTCGTGGCGACTGTCGCGGTGATGACCGGATTCGCCTTGGCGCGTCTCTTCACGGGGAAACTCGATGCGCAGCGACGCGTATCATTCGAAAGCGCGGCGCTGCTGGCTTACTACACAGCCGCGCAAGGGCTCCTCGGATTTCTGCTCATTTATGGCTTTCCGCGAATGCTGGAGTAG
- a CDS encoding ABC transporter permease, whose amino-acid sequence MDSLDLDQVMDEIIPRGDNRPLAPPAPNFPVRQRLRATDDATAALDLVSQAAAAIKELEKQSAQAVARAHSAANAVREKLERAEDRGDRAEAALRKSESEAAELSAALIQTRKDLDGAQSQLAARQADLAAMEQRAVAAEKRASEADASVQRIVDAIRTQLPVKVAEQAKPAA is encoded by the coding sequence ATGGATTCGCTGGATCTGGATCAGGTGATGGACGAAATCATCCCGAGAGGGGACAACAGGCCGCTGGCGCCGCCGGCGCCGAACTTTCCTGTCCGTCAGCGGCTGCGCGCCACTGACGACGCTACGGCGGCGCTGGACCTCGTGTCCCAGGCCGCTGCGGCGATCAAGGAACTCGAAAAGCAGTCCGCTCAGGCGGTGGCGCGCGCGCATAGCGCCGCCAATGCGGTGAGAGAAAAGCTGGAGCGCGCCGAAGACCGCGGCGATCGCGCCGAAGCCGCGTTGCGCAAATCGGAGTCGGAAGCCGCCGAACTCTCAGCGGCCCTCATTCAGACGCGGAAAGATCTCGATGGCGCGCAGTCGCAGCTCGCGGCGAGGCAGGCCGATCTTGCGGCCATGGAGCAGCGGGCGGTCGCGGCGGAGAAGCGCGCCAGCGAGGCCGACGCCTCCGTTCAGAGGATCGTCGATGCGATTCGGACGCAGCTTCCAGTCAAGGTCGCTGAACAGGCGAAGCCTGCGGCCTAG
- the ppsA gene encoding phosphoenolpyruvate synthase, with translation MADSTISKEKKPAHSAFGKFIRFFNEVDIADVPLVGGKNASLGEMYRELTAKSILVPNGFAVTAEAYRYTLDAAGVWTALREALDGLNPSDVDDLAKRAARARDIVYGAQTPPDVEAEIRSALARLTDEYGADLTVAVRSSATAEDLPSASFAGQHDTYLNVRGPAAVLDAIRHCFASLFTDRAIRYRIDNGFDHFKVFNSVGVMKMVRSDLAASGVVFTIDTESGFEDVVFITGAYGLGENVVQGAVDPDEFYVFKPTYRQGKRAILKRALGAKKIRMVFSDRGRTTTRNIPTDAKEREKFCISDEEALTLAGQAIEIEDHYSAKAGARRPMDIEWAKDGLDGQLYIVQARPETVASRRDRNIAEIYKVTKHGAVKVEGRAVGAKIASGKARMIERASELSTFVPGEILVADTTSPDWGTVMKSAAAIVTNRGGRTCHAAIVARELGIPAIVGTDAATRLIRTGDVISVSCAEGDVGKVYEDAIEFEVERVDLSTLTKPVTHVMMNVGNPDIAFGLAALPNDGVGLARMEFIIADSIKAHPMALVHPERLGARERAEIARLTANYASPSEFFVKRLSEGVGTIAAAFYPKPVIVRMSDFKSNEYASLLGGEVFETQEANPMIGFRGASRYAHPAYREGFALECAAMTRVRDEMGLTNVKLMIPFCRRIEEAEKVIALMRELGLERGKNGLEIYVMCEIPNNVMLIDQFSKYFDGFSIGSNDLTQLTLGVDRDSEIVAFDFDERDEGVKEIIRLAVEGAKRNGRHSGICGQAPSDYPEIAEFLVRLGIDSISLNPDTVLQTTRRIVDLEKHLGREPRQTD, from the coding sequence ATGGCCGACTCCACCATTTCCAAAGAGAAAAAGCCGGCGCATTCGGCCTTCGGGAAATTTATTCGTTTTTTCAACGAGGTGGACATCGCCGACGTGCCGCTGGTGGGCGGCAAGAACGCCTCGCTTGGCGAAATGTACCGGGAGCTGACGGCGAAAAGCATCCTGGTGCCCAATGGCTTCGCCGTCACCGCCGAGGCCTATCGCTATACGCTCGATGCAGCGGGCGTCTGGACCGCGCTTCGAGAGGCGCTCGACGGATTGAACCCGTCTGACGTCGATGATCTCGCCAAGCGCGCCGCGCGAGCCCGCGACATCGTTTATGGCGCGCAGACGCCCCCCGATGTCGAAGCCGAAATTCGCAGCGCCCTCGCCCGCCTCACCGACGAATACGGAGCCGATTTGACGGTCGCCGTGCGCTCGTCGGCGACGGCGGAAGATTTGCCGAGCGCAAGTTTCGCCGGACAACATGACACCTATCTCAATGTGCGCGGCCCCGCCGCCGTTCTCGACGCCATCCGTCATTGCTTCGCGAGCCTGTTCACCGACCGCGCCATCCGCTATCGCATCGACAACGGATTCGATCACTTCAAAGTGTTCAACTCCGTCGGCGTGATGAAAATGGTGCGCTCGGATTTGGCGGCGTCCGGCGTCGTCTTCACGATCGACACGGAAAGCGGATTCGAGGACGTTGTCTTCATCACCGGCGCCTACGGCCTCGGCGAAAATGTGGTGCAAGGCGCCGTCGACCCGGACGAATTCTACGTCTTCAAGCCCACCTATCGGCAGGGCAAGCGCGCGATTTTGAAGCGCGCGCTCGGGGCGAAAAAAATCAGGATGGTCTTTTCGGACCGGGGCCGGACGACGACGCGCAACATCCCTACCGACGCCAAGGAAAGAGAGAAATTCTGCATCTCCGACGAAGAGGCGCTGACGCTCGCCGGCCAGGCGATCGAGATCGAGGACCACTATAGCGCCAAAGCCGGCGCGCGCCGCCCCATGGACATCGAATGGGCCAAGGATGGTCTCGACGGCCAGCTCTACATCGTTCAGGCTCGCCCCGAAACCGTCGCGTCCCGCCGCGACCGGAACATCGCTGAAATCTACAAGGTGACGAAGCACGGCGCGGTGAAAGTCGAAGGACGCGCGGTCGGCGCAAAGATCGCCAGCGGCAAGGCGCGCATGATCGAGCGCGCCAGCGAGCTTTCAACATTCGTTCCCGGCGAGATCCTCGTCGCCGATACGACGTCGCCCGACTGGGGCACGGTGATGAAATCGGCCGCCGCCATCGTGACGAACCGCGGCGGCCGCACGTGCCATGCGGCGATCGTCGCGCGCGAACTTGGCATTCCGGCAATCGTCGGCACGGACGCGGCGACGCGACTCATCCGCACCGGCGACGTGATCTCGGTGAGCTGCGCCGAGGGCGATGTCGGAAAGGTCTACGAGGACGCCATCGAGTTTGAGGTGGAGCGCGTCGATCTGTCGACTCTGACGAAGCCCGTCACGCATGTGATGATGAACGTCGGCAATCCCGACATCGCTTTCGGCCTCGCGGCGTTGCCGAACGACGGCGTCGGCCTTGCGCGCATGGAGTTCATCATTGCGGACTCGATCAAGGCGCATCCGATGGCGCTCGTTCACCCGGAGCGACTCGGAGCGCGCGAACGCGCCGAAATTGCGCGACTGACCGCAAATTATGCAAGCCCCAGCGAATTCTTCGTGAAGCGCTTATCTGAAGGCGTCGGCACGATCGCAGCGGCGTTTTATCCAAAGCCTGTCATCGTGCGCATGTCCGACTTCAAGAGCAATGAATACGCCTCATTGCTCGGCGGAGAGGTTTTCGAAACGCAGGAAGCCAATCCCATGATCGGCTTTCGCGGCGCGTCGCGCTATGCGCACCCTGCTTACCGGGAAGGCTTCGCGCTCGAATGCGCCGCGATGACCCGCGTGCGCGACGAGATGGGCCTGACCAACGTCAAACTGATGATTCCCTTCTGCCGCCGCATCGAAGAAGCGGAGAAGGTCATTGCGCTGATGCGCGAGCTCGGTCTCGAACGCGGCAAGAACGGGCTCGAGATCTACGTGATGTGCGAAATTCCAAACAACGTCATGCTTATCGATCAATTCTCCAAATATTTCGACGGTTTTTCGATCGGCTCGAACGATCTGACGCAACTGACGCTCGGCGTCGACCGCGACTCCGAAATCGTCGCCTTCGACTTCGACGAACGCGACGAAGGCGTGAAGGAGATCATTCGTTTGGCGGTCGAAGGGGCCAAGCGCAACGGGCGGCACAGCGGCATTTGCGGCCAGGCGCCCTCGGATTATCCGGAGATCGCTGAATTCCTCGTGCGCTTGGGAATCGATTCGATCAGCCTCAATCCCGACACGGTTTTGCAGACCACAAGACGCATCGTCGACCTGGAGAAGCATCTCGGTCGAGAGCCGCGACAGACGGATTGA
- a CDS encoding sodium:proton exchanger, which yields MSAAANRKVLATMAPAAGLVGVAAALHFAQAGPIVNFIASALALASVAHVIGEATDQLGNHLSPAATGIVQSAVGNLPELFVCIFALRAGLLTVVQASLIGSILSNALLVLGLAFVAGGWRVGVLHFESQTPRMIATLLLLAVSALVLPTLAQELHLPSGAHEQELAVVCAVVLLFVFVVLTHAMLSRGQRALPAETHARVHAWSLGAAIGVLAACGGAAAFVSDWFVDALGPAIEILGVSEAFSGLVIVAIAGNAVENVVGVRLAAQGKADLAVSVILNSALQVAVALIPILVLVSFAMGGAAPFTLAIPPILAAAMFLSVLVVTVVTVDGRADMVDGAALVGLYVIIAAIFWWG from the coding sequence ATGAGCGCAGCCGCCAACCGGAAAGTCCTCGCGACGATGGCTCCAGCGGCCGGACTTGTGGGAGTCGCCGCAGCGCTGCATTTTGCGCAAGCCGGTCCCATCGTAAACTTCATCGCCTCGGCTTTGGCCCTGGCGAGCGTCGCGCATGTGATTGGCGAAGCCACCGATCAGCTTGGCAATCACCTCTCGCCGGCGGCGACGGGCATCGTTCAGTCGGCGGTCGGCAATCTTCCCGAACTGTTCGTCTGCATCTTCGCGCTCAGGGCCGGGCTGCTGACCGTCGTGCAGGCTTCGCTGATCGGCTCCATTCTGTCGAACGCGCTTCTCGTCCTGGGCCTTGCTTTTGTCGCCGGCGGTTGGAGGGTCGGCGTTCTTCACTTCGAAAGTCAGACCCCGCGAATGATCGCGACGCTGCTTCTGCTGGCGGTGTCGGCGCTGGTGCTGCCAACGCTCGCTCAGGAGCTGCATCTGCCGAGCGGCGCGCATGAGCAGGAGCTCGCCGTCGTCTGCGCGGTCGTGCTTCTTTTCGTTTTTGTTGTGCTCACCCATGCGATGCTCAGTCGGGGGCAGCGCGCGTTGCCGGCCGAGACCCACGCGCGCGTGCATGCATGGTCGCTCGGCGCCGCGATCGGCGTTCTCGCGGCTTGCGGCGGCGCCGCCGCCTTCGTATCCGACTGGTTCGTCGACGCGCTCGGTCCAGCGATCGAAATCTTGGGCGTCAGCGAGGCCTTTTCCGGCCTCGTCATCGTCGCCATCGCCGGCAACGCCGTCGAAAATGTCGTTGGCGTTCGGCTCGCGGCTCAGGGCAAGGCCGACCTTGCGGTCAGCGTCATTTTGAACTCAGCGCTCCAGGTCGCCGTGGCGCTTATTCCGATTCTGGTGCTCGTCAGCTTTGCGATGGGCGGCGCGGCGCCGTTCACGCTCGCCATTCCGCCGATTCTTGCGGCGGCCATGTTTCTTTCAGTGTTGGTGGTCACGGTGGTCACCGTCGACGGCCGGGCAGACATGGTCGACGGGGCGGCGCTTGTTGGTCTTTACGTCATTATCGCGGCGATCTTCTGGTGGGGTTAG
- a CDS encoding cupin domain-containing protein has protein sequence MKARIAILVAGVLACGGVAQGGAVEAHRVFLPQNMKWELAPSSLPGGAEMAVLYGDPSREGDFVVRIKAPKGYRVPPHTHSKAELVTIISGAFSFGRGQAADRATVEKLPAGSFISMPAGVLHYVFVDEDSVLQINASGPWQIDYYDPKDDPRLNIAPAGAPVR, from the coding sequence ATGAAAGCAAGAATAGCGATCCTCGTCGCTGGCGTCCTCGCCTGCGGCGGAGTGGCCCAGGGCGGCGCAGTCGAAGCGCATCGCGTATTTCTTCCGCAGAACATGAAATGGGAACTGGCGCCGAGCTCGCTGCCGGGCGGCGCCGAAATGGCGGTGCTGTACGGAGATCCAAGCCGGGAAGGCGACTTCGTCGTCAGGATCAAAGCGCCGAAAGGCTATCGGGTGCCGCCACACACGCATTCCAAAGCCGAGCTCGTCACGATCATCTCAGGCGCATTCAGTTTCGGTCGAGGGCAGGCGGCCGACCGCGCCACGGTCGAAAAGCTACCGGCGGGAAGCTTCATTTCAATGCCTGCCGGCGTGCTGCATTATGTTTTCGTCGACGAGGACTCGGTGCTCCAGATCAACGCCAGCGGTCCTTGGCAGATCGACTATTACGATCCGAAAGACGATCCGCGGCTGAATATTGCGCCTGCGGGAGCGCCTGTGCGCTAA
- a CDS encoding DUF3309 family protein — protein MLSTVLIVVLLLLLIGALPTWPYSSQWGYGPGGIVGALLAIVLVMALIGRL, from the coding sequence ATGCTCTCGACCGTCCTCATCGTCGTTCTGCTGTTGTTGCTTATCGGCGCTCTGCCGACTTGGCCCTATAGCTCGCAATGGGGATATGGCCCCGGCGGCATTGTCGGCGCCCTGCTGGCAATCGTTCTCGTGATGGCGCTTATCGGCAGGCTGTAG
- a CDS encoding DUF992 domain-containing protein produces MSHSSLGRAMCAMSFIALSSSAAMAQSVQVGTLLCHVSGGVGMIIMENQALDCVYTDAKGSPPQHYIGRLTNVGANIGISGPGQMIWTVLAATNSVAPGALAGDYIGAEGSVAVGAGAGGAVLVGGSNKTISLQPVSVSLGTGLNVSAGIGNVSLQYMPVTPPPPPPAPAAKPKKTRAHR; encoded by the coding sequence ATGTCTCATTCCTCGCTCGGCCGCGCGATGTGCGCGATGTCTTTCATCGCGCTGTCGTCCAGCGCCGCCATGGCTCAGTCGGTGCAAGTCGGCACCCTTCTCTGCCATGTCTCCGGCGGCGTCGGCATGATCATCATGGAGAATCAGGCGCTCGACTGCGTCTACACGGACGCTAAAGGCAGCCCGCCCCAGCATTATATCGGCAGGCTGACCAACGTCGGCGCCAATATCGGCATCAGCGGTCCGGGTCAGATGATTTGGACGGTTCTCGCGGCCACGAACAGCGTGGCGCCTGGCGCGCTGGCCGGAGACTATATCGGCGCGGAAGGGTCGGTCGCAGTCGGCGCCGGCGCCGGCGGCGCGGTCCTTGTCGGCGGCTCGAACAAGACCATCTCACTGCAGCCCGTGTCCGTCTCCCTTGGCACCGGCCTCAATGTTTCCGCCGGCATCGGCAATGTCAGCCTGCAATATATGCCGGTGACCCCGCCGCCGCCGCCGCCCGCCCCGGCCGCCAAGCCGAAGAAAACCCGCGCGCATCGGTAA
- a CDS encoding DUF4331 family protein, translating to MSNHFTGLSLGPPLGDQRLDLCDLYAFQSPSDPSRSAIILNANPACDEFHPEAIYRLNIDNDGDCLTDIAISYVFSPKQNGRQTFDVYLARGAESHSPEAVGEKIVSGAEVSFGATPNIVRSGDLTFFAGVRSDAFFFDYDGILALYDTSGGRNFTAPHLGGKSPWTGKDSNTEANVLSTVVEMPTSALGGNPAIRIWGRCSVREDGKLIHADRAGHPSVSSFFNTDETKEEYNASEPVNDRARWLELFIHLMGHTGDYTRDEAISAIDAHGILPDMLSFDPTKPAGYPNGRTFADDVINFRLSFLSKGDIPPDGLEPHTDTLKEFPYLGTPHTK from the coding sequence GTGTCGAATCATTTTACCGGTCTTAGTCTCGGTCCGCCGCTCGGCGATCAAAGGTTGGACCTGTGCGATCTCTACGCCTTCCAGTCTCCAAGCGATCCGTCTCGGTCGGCGATCATCCTCAACGCCAATCCCGCCTGCGATGAATTTCATCCTGAGGCCATCTACCGGCTGAATATCGACAACGACGGCGATTGCCTGACGGATATCGCGATCAGCTATGTGTTCTCGCCCAAGCAAAACGGCAGGCAGACCTTCGACGTTTACCTGGCGCGCGGCGCGGAGTCGCATTCGCCCGAAGCCGTAGGCGAGAAGATCGTCTCCGGGGCGGAAGTTTCCTTCGGCGCAACGCCGAATATCGTGCGATCAGGCGATCTCACCTTCTTCGCCGGCGTTCGCAGCGACGCATTCTTTTTCGATTACGACGGCATTCTGGCCTTGTACGATACGTCCGGCGGCAGAAATTTCACGGCGCCGCATCTTGGCGGCAAGTCTCCCTGGACCGGCAAGGATTCAAACACCGAAGCCAATGTGCTTTCGACGGTCGTCGAGATGCCGACAAGCGCTCTTGGCGGCAATCCAGCGATCAGGATCTGGGGACGGTGCAGCGTGCGCGAGGACGGCAAGCTGATTCACGCCGATCGCGCCGGCCACCCGTCGGTCAGCAGCTTCTTCAATACCGACGAAACAAAGGAAGAATATAACGCCAGCGAACCCGTCAACGATCGCGCGCGCTGGCTCGAACTGTTCATCCATCTGATGGGCCATACCGGCGACTACACGAGGGATGAGGCGATCTCGGCGATCGACGCGCACGGCATCTTGCCCGACATGCTGAGCTTCGATCCCACTAAGCCCGCGGGCTATCCCAACGGCCGCACCTTCGCCGACGATGTCATTAACTTTCGGCTGTCCTTTCTTTCAAAGGGCGACATTCCGCCGGATGGGCTGGAGCCGCATACCGACACTTTGAAAGAGTTCCCCTATCTCGGGACGCCGCACACGAAATAA